In one window of Streptosporangium album DNA:
- a CDS encoding DUF2079 domain-containing protein, which translates to MGEYARFRTGIYDLVIFDQAVRGYSQFGIPGSYVKDQWNQLGTAVSVLGDHFSPILAALAPLYWIHDGPQTLIVAQAALFASAAVPLWVLCRRRLGTGAAYLVAAAYLLSWPIAEAVAFHFHEYAFMPLLTAVPFERLDAGRRWSVAVTAAALLLIKEDVGFFVAGLGLALLLRKHWRLMGAVMALAGPLAVWISSQILIPAFGGSAHRYWYYSGLGASPGEAVAHILTHPLDALAVLTSPSVKVSTMVLLLAPLLLLPLASPYVLAPAMLIFERMLATDQPGWWGTHYHYNSALIMALLCASIDGIQRLRRWRFGSWPKISHRWDLSQIWAGAVAVIAVALVASFPLRDLFDPARYHSTGREDAAAAAIATVPDGVLVEAANQVGPNLSGRTKVVIWRSMPRRAPWVVADVATPQPMFKTLTEQRDDVAELRAHGYRVLFVREGYVVLHRTEG; encoded by the coding sequence GTGGGTGAGTACGCAAGGTTCCGGACCGGCATCTACGATCTGGTGATCTTCGACCAGGCCGTTCGCGGCTATTCGCAATTCGGGATTCCCGGTTCCTATGTCAAGGACCAGTGGAACCAGCTCGGCACCGCGGTCTCGGTCCTCGGTGACCACTTCTCCCCGATCCTGGCCGCGCTGGCACCGCTGTACTGGATCCATGACGGCCCGCAGACCCTCATCGTCGCGCAGGCGGCGCTGTTCGCCAGCGCCGCCGTGCCGCTGTGGGTGCTGTGCCGACGCCGCTTGGGAACCGGTGCGGCGTACTTGGTCGCTGCGGCGTACCTGTTGTCGTGGCCGATCGCAGAGGCCGTGGCCTTTCACTTCCACGAGTACGCCTTCATGCCGCTATTGACGGCTGTGCCCTTCGAGCGTCTCGACGCGGGCCGGCGCTGGTCGGTCGCCGTCACGGCGGCCGCGCTGCTGCTCATCAAAGAGGACGTGGGATTCTTCGTCGCCGGGCTCGGTCTGGCCCTGCTGCTACGCAAGCACTGGCGGCTCATGGGCGCTGTCATGGCGCTGGCCGGCCCGCTGGCGGTGTGGATCTCAAGCCAGATCCTCATTCCAGCGTTCGGAGGCTCCGCACACCGTTACTGGTACTACAGCGGTCTTGGAGCAAGCCCAGGTGAGGCCGTGGCTCATATCCTCACCCACCCCTTGGACGCCCTGGCCGTGCTGACTTCCCCGAGCGTCAAGGTGAGCACGATGGTGCTGTTGCTGGCCCCACTCCTGCTCCTACCTCTGGCCTCGCCGTATGTGCTGGCGCCCGCGATGCTCATCTTCGAAAGGATGCTGGCCACCGACCAGCCGGGCTGGTGGGGTACCCATTACCACTACAACTCAGCCCTCATCATGGCGTTGCTGTGCGCGTCAATCGACGGGATCCAGCGACTGCGGCGATGGCGCTTCGGGTCCTGGCCGAAGATCAGTCATCGGTGGGACCTCAGCCAGATCTGGGCCGGCGCCGTGGCAGTGATCGCTGTTGCGCTGGTGGCCTCCTTCCCGCTTCGGGATCTGTTCGATCCGGCCCGGTATCACAGCACAGGACGCGAGGACGCAGCTGCCGCCGCTATCGCGACCGTTCCTGATGGTGTGCTGGTGGAAGCGGCCAACCAGGTCGGCCCGAACCTCTCGGGCAGGACCAAAGTAGTGATCTGGCGGTCAATGCCACGCCGCGCCCCGTGGGTCGTGGCCGATGTCGCCACACCGCAACCGATGTTCAAGACTCTCACTGAGCAGCGCGACGACGTCGCCGAACTGCGCGCGCACGGCTATCGGGTGCTCTTCGTGCGTGAAGGCTATGTCGTCCTTCACAGGACTGAAGGCTAG
- a CDS encoding DUF4158 domain-containing protein, producing MSEKMFSKEQLEQLRSFPDIGRDELITYFTLTPADVAFVDPGRG from the coding sequence GTGTCGGAGAAGATGTTCTCCAAGGAGCAGTTGGAGCAGTTACGGTCGTTCCCGGATATCGGCCGCGATGAGTTGATCACGTACTTCACGTTGACGCCGGCGGATGTGGCGTTCGTGGATCCGGGGCGGGGATGA
- a CDS encoding type II toxin-antitoxin system PemK/MazF family toxin gives MSHRFGELWSVALGDREEVRLIVSGDFYHTLYNDNVLTAHVESADMANTLTAFAIDVGEGQAAIVDRISTVAAVRLKGKVGDLPEAQLATVRGMISTIFGLTG, from the coding sequence GTGAGCCACCGCTTCGGGGAGCTGTGGTCGGTCGCGCTCGGCGACCGCGAGGAAGTCCGGCTCATCGTGTCCGGCGACTTCTACCACACGCTGTACAACGACAACGTACTCACCGCGCACGTCGAATCCGCCGACATGGCCAACACCCTGACGGCGTTCGCGATCGACGTCGGCGAGGGCCAGGCCGCCATAGTGGACCGGATCTCCACGGTGGCCGCCGTCCGGTTAAAGGGCAAAGTGGGCGACCTACCAGAGGCACAACTGGCCACGGTGCGCGGCATGATCAGCACCATTTTCGGCCTCACGGGCTGA
- a CDS encoding tyrosine-type recombinase/integrase, translated as MGADGSIPGAARLHLVDGITLLRPEEQVFTAMLTGFANQQLARNLARSTVEGRENTVKAFAAYVNAYPWQWMPAMVDEWLGDLRSLRELKRSTIRSYSEAVRAFCHFVTDPLYEWAMTCEERFGTHPIQIVHEWNTAVHVQEHEADAAKRAFTKAELHAFFEHCDDEVARIRAFGRKGWLPAFRDATLFKTAYSYGLRRNEARMLDAADFGRNPHGTEFGEYGRCHVRYGKAKKGSPPKRRTALTVWKWTPDILEEWFTEVRPLFGTDNNPAAWPSERGLRIGCQRLNSRFIAYRQALSLDEGLDFHSFRRSYVTHLIEDGWDPRFVQEQVGHEHASTTAIYTCVSSDFRTRTLRRHLDATIAAALQAQTGEES; from the coding sequence GTGGGGGCGGACGGGTCGATACCGGGAGCAGCCAGGCTGCACCTCGTCGACGGGATCACGCTGCTCCGGCCGGAGGAGCAGGTCTTCACCGCGATGCTGACGGGATTCGCCAACCAGCAGTTGGCACGAAACCTGGCCCGCTCCACCGTGGAGGGGCGGGAGAACACCGTGAAGGCGTTCGCCGCCTACGTCAACGCCTATCCGTGGCAGTGGATGCCCGCCATGGTGGACGAATGGCTCGGTGACCTGCGCTCCCTGCGCGAGCTGAAGCGCTCGACCATCCGCTCCTACTCCGAGGCGGTACGCGCGTTCTGCCACTTCGTCACCGATCCCCTCTACGAGTGGGCCATGACATGTGAAGAGCGGTTCGGAACCCACCCCATCCAGATCGTGCACGAGTGGAACACCGCGGTCCACGTTCAAGAACACGAAGCCGACGCGGCCAAGCGTGCGTTCACCAAGGCCGAGTTGCACGCCTTCTTCGAGCACTGCGATGACGAGGTCGCCCGCATCCGGGCCTTCGGCCGCAAGGGCTGGTTACCGGCCTTCCGGGATGCCACCTTGTTCAAGACCGCCTACTCCTATGGGCTGCGCCGCAACGAGGCACGGATGCTGGACGCGGCCGACTTCGGCCGCAACCCGCACGGCACGGAGTTCGGCGAGTACGGCCGCTGCCACGTCCGGTACGGCAAGGCCAAGAAGGGCTCACCACCCAAACGCCGCACCGCCTTAACCGTGTGGAAGTGGACCCCCGACATCCTGGAGGAGTGGTTCACCGAGGTCCGCCCGCTGTTCGGCACCGACAACAACCCCGCGGCCTGGCCATCGGAGCGCGGACTGCGGATCGGCTGCCAGCGGCTCAACTCCCGCTTCATCGCCTACCGCCAGGCCCTGAGCCTGGATGAGGGCCTGGACTTCCACTCCTTTCGCCGCTCCTACGTCACCCACCTGATCGAGGACGGCTGGGACCCGCGCTTCGTTCAGGAACAGGTTGGGCACGAGCACGCGAGCACCACCGCGATCTACACCTGCGTCAGCTCCGACTTCCGCACCCGCACCCTGCGCCGGCACCTGGATGCCACCATCGCCGCCGCACTCCAGGCCCAGACGGGAGAAGAATCATGA
- a CDS encoding TetR/AcrR family transcriptional regulator, with the protein MPRQVDHDERRRQLTEALLRIASTRGLQAVSMREIAAEAGVSLRVVQYYFTNKQALLESGLTELGARMDRRVKQRAAAMGELTPRGVFAAVLGTILPFDEQSTLDSMAWTAYYTAALTDPALAAVGLTLPNALENFLTVRLTAAQQAGDIAPDRDPRTEVAGLLALANGLTSSVLSQQRSHEAATKIIDYHLDRLFGPAIS; encoded by the coding sequence ATGCCCCGACAGGTGGATCATGATGAGCGGCGGCGCCAGTTGACCGAGGCGCTGCTGCGCATCGCCAGCACCCGCGGCCTGCAGGCGGTGTCGATGCGTGAGATCGCCGCCGAGGCCGGGGTCTCACTGCGCGTCGTCCAGTACTACTTCACGAACAAGCAGGCCCTGCTTGAGTCCGGCCTCACCGAGCTGGGTGCCCGCATGGACCGCCGGGTCAAGCAGCGGGCCGCCGCCATGGGCGAGCTGACACCACGAGGCGTTTTCGCCGCCGTCCTCGGCACGATCCTGCCCTTCGATGAGCAGAGCACACTGGACTCTATGGCCTGGACCGCCTACTACACCGCCGCCCTCACCGACCCGGCGCTCGCCGCGGTCGGGCTCACCCTGCCCAACGCACTGGAAAACTTCCTCACCGTACGGTTGACCGCCGCACAGCAGGCCGGGGACATCGCCCCCGATCGTGACCCGCGTACCGAAGTCGCCGGCCTTCTGGCTCTCGCCAACGGCCTGACCTCCAGCGTCCTCAGTCAACAGCGTAGCCACGAGGCCGCCACCAAAATCATCGACTACCACCTGGACCGCCTGTTCGGACCGGCGATCTCTTGA
- a CDS encoding DUF885 family protein: protein MTPIFELCDGYVGKSTTLDPISAEIRGVAGGFVAATDYSPDGHAARAELIHRTLAELAGLRVTSEADRHAAEHLRKRLEAESAWHASGEPLRMLRGQFGLLNLIRDSVDLLPRSDDDQWRNVAARLAAVPVMLVSWCTSLDLGLEKGLTAARRQALESAAQAERFAGVHDALVTSYGDGRLAGELARAAALAHMAYTETARYLRQDYVPRAAEQDGVGAERYAVAARQSLGADIDLAEAYAWGWAELGRIEAEIADEVERVRPGASWEKVSALLDQSHCVVGADAYRAWLQERHDQAGELHGTHFDIADSLRTLQVAIAPASASGSPYYTPPTEDLCEVAAGVASSQEIWRSQWRRGVGSHLMWRASD from the coding sequence ATGACGCCGATTTTCGAGCTTTGTGATGGGTATGTCGGGAAGTCGACCACGCTCGACCCGATCAGCGCGGAGATCCGCGGAGTCGCCGGCGGCTTCGTCGCGGCCACCGACTACAGCCCAGATGGCCATGCCGCCCGAGCCGAGCTGATCCACCGCACCCTGGCCGAGCTCGCTGGGCTGCGCGTGACCTCCGAGGCCGACCGGCACGCCGCCGAGCATCTACGGAAACGTCTGGAGGCCGAGTCGGCCTGGCACGCGAGCGGGGAACCACTGCGCATGCTGCGCGGCCAGTTCGGACTGCTCAACCTCATCCGCGACAGCGTTGACCTGCTCCCACGCAGTGACGACGATCAGTGGCGCAATGTCGCCGCCCGCCTGGCGGCCGTGCCGGTGATGCTGGTGAGCTGGTGCACGAGCCTCGACCTCGGCCTGGAGAAAGGGCTGACGGCGGCCCGGCGACAGGCGTTGGAGTCTGCCGCCCAGGCAGAGCGTTTCGCCGGGGTTCACGACGCTCTGGTGACTTCCTACGGCGACGGCCGGCTGGCCGGTGAACTTGCCCGGGCGGCGGCCTTGGCGCACATGGCCTACACCGAGACGGCCCGCTACCTGCGTCAGGATTACGTGCCCCGGGCGGCGGAGCAGGACGGGGTCGGCGCCGAACGCTATGCCGTGGCCGCCCGGCAGAGTCTCGGCGCCGACATCGACCTGGCCGAGGCCTACGCGTGGGGCTGGGCCGAGCTGGGCAGGATCGAGGCGGAGATAGCCGACGAGGTTGAGCGCGTCCGCCCCGGTGCGAGCTGGGAGAAGGTGAGCGCGCTCCTCGACCAGAGCCACTGCGTGGTCGGCGCGGACGCCTACCGGGCATGGCTGCAGGAACGGCACGACCAGGCCGGCGAACTACACGGCACGCACTTCGACATCGCCGATTCGCTGCGCACGCTCCAGGTGGCCATCGCTCCCGCCTCGGCCTCCGGGTCTCCCTACTACACTCCGCCGACCGAAGACCTGTGTGAGGTCGCAGCCGGAGTGGCGAGTTCTCAAGAGATCTGGCGGAGCCAGTGGCGAAGAGGTGTCGGTTCTCATCTGATGTGGCGAGCATCGGATTGA
- a CDS encoding helix-turn-helix domain-containing protein, whose translation MKRKIGYTWKLREIMADRRVFTATELVPLLRERGIDLSASQVHRLVSGTPERLSLQVMSALCDILACTPADLVATTAENAGVRKTATGDLPTPPESRSSGRARLASFLTHDPHLR comes from the coding sequence ATGAAACGCAAGATCGGCTACACCTGGAAGCTGCGCGAGATCATGGCCGATCGGCGCGTCTTCACAGCCACCGAGCTGGTGCCACTCCTGCGCGAGCGCGGCATCGACCTATCGGCCTCTCAAGTCCACCGTCTGGTCTCCGGAACGCCTGAGCGCTTGTCGCTGCAGGTAATGTCCGCGCTTTGCGACATCCTTGCCTGCACCCCGGCCGACCTGGTCGCCACCACCGCCGAGAACGCCGGCGTCCGCAAGACCGCCACTGGCGACCTGCCCACCCCGCCGGAGTCGAGAAGCTCCGGCCGCGCCCGGCTCGCATCCTTCCTGACGCATGACCCGCACCTACGCTAA
- a CDS encoding SMI1/KNR4 family protein, whose amino-acid sequence MDRHAWKQFLQRWSEEWRIAHPDEEPDGEPWLGCSPATEDEVRALESRLGCVLPPSFREFLLVTNGWRHAGNFVWSLRGTEEIGWLTDLEPMWADAYADWDEEDAEPAAARSLLISLEADAGVVYLDPGDVDERGEWAAYDVFSWTAMGPERHGSFYEKMHGFYTGFHALDRPSCETQREWDVMVEDARLASLRGEVERPLAVFAQAARFGRDRASFLHFQMRTLLREEDDDPFYRLLTHGDTRSWTLDEDLFTAQALPLLFAAHKRARRFGSGSTAQSLWDRGPQRVKHLLGRYQARQKEPGFRLCFGNPEFDAAAHAALDAGDEAWPCLRDALIHWRPLHEDHLAPIALLADPRAARLITPERGRELLATRRC is encoded by the coding sequence GTGGACCGTCATGCATGGAAGCAGTTCCTTCAGCGCTGGAGCGAGGAATGGCGTATCGCCCACCCCGACGAGGAGCCGGACGGCGAGCCCTGGCTCGGGTGCTCGCCCGCCACCGAGGACGAGGTACGCGCCCTAGAGTCGCGTCTGGGGTGCGTTCTGCCCCCATCATTCCGGGAGTTCTTACTGGTCACCAACGGCTGGCGACACGCGGGCAACTTCGTCTGGAGCCTACGCGGCACCGAGGAGATCGGCTGGTTGACCGATCTGGAGCCGATGTGGGCCGATGCCTATGCCGACTGGGATGAGGAGGACGCAGAGCCCGCGGCGGCACGATCGTTGCTGATCTCTCTGGAGGCGGACGCCGGTGTTGTCTACCTCGACCCGGGCGACGTCGACGAGCGTGGTGAATGGGCAGCTTACGACGTGTTCTCGTGGACGGCCATGGGTCCCGAGCGGCATGGCTCGTTCTACGAGAAGATGCACGGCTTCTACACCGGATTCCACGCCCTCGACCGCCCCTCATGCGAAACCCAGCGTGAGTGGGACGTCATGGTCGAGGACGCCCGGCTGGCGAGCCTGCGCGGCGAGGTGGAGCGCCCGCTGGCCGTCTTTGCGCAGGCCGCGCGTTTCGGCCGTGACCGTGCCTCGTTCCTACACTTCCAGATGCGGACCTTGTTGAGGGAGGAGGACGACGATCCGTTCTACCGGCTGCTCACCCACGGCGACACCCGGTCGTGGACCCTCGACGAGGACCTGTTCACCGCGCAGGCCCTGCCGCTGCTGTTCGCCGCGCACAAGCGGGCCCGCCGCTTCGGCTCCGGCTCCACCGCCCAGTCCTTGTGGGACCGCGGTCCACAGCGGGTCAAGCACCTGCTCGGCCGTTATCAGGCACGGCAAAAAGAGCCGGGATTCCGGCTCTGCTTCGGCAACCCGGAGTTCGACGCGGCCGCGCACGCCGCTCTCGACGCCGGTGACGAGGCATGGCCGTGCCTGCGTGACGCCCTCATCCACTGGCGGCCGCTGCATGAGGACCATCTCGCACCGATCGCCCTGCTGGCCGATCCCCGGGCCGCCCGCCTGATCACGCCGGAGCGCGGACGCGAACTCCTGGCCACGAGACGGTGCTGA
- a CDS encoding dihydrofolate reductase family protein, producing the protein MRKLVYYIGVSIDGRIAGPGGEADFYPVGEGEAAAAYMAWVNERYPETVPTQYRPHAGLVDVPNRRFDTVLMGLNTYRAVLDQGISSPYAHLRQYVASSSLDRIDDPAVELVRDPAALVRDLKREDGLDVWLCGGGGLANSLLTEIDELIVKSYPVVAGAGAALVDGGFRPTAFTPTDRRSFPNGASITWHARRAGA; encoded by the coding sequence ATGCGAAAGCTTGTCTACTACATCGGCGTGTCCATCGATGGCCGCATCGCGGGCCCCGGCGGGGAGGCGGACTTCTACCCGGTCGGCGAGGGCGAGGCCGCCGCCGCGTACATGGCCTGGGTCAACGAGCGCTATCCCGAGACCGTTCCCACGCAGTACCGTCCGCACGCCGGCCTCGTGGACGTCCCCAACAGGCGCTTCGACACCGTCCTGATGGGGCTGAACACCTACCGGGCCGTGCTCGACCAAGGGATCAGCAGCCCGTACGCGCACCTGCGGCAGTACGTCGCCTCCAGCTCCCTGGACCGCATCGACGACCCGGCGGTGGAACTGGTGCGCGACCCCGCCGCGCTCGTCCGGGACCTCAAGCGCGAGGACGGGCTGGACGTCTGGCTCTGCGGCGGCGGAGGGCTGGCCAACTCGCTGCTGACCGAGATCGACGAACTGATCGTCAAGAGCTATCCCGTGGTGGCGGGCGCGGGCGCCGCCCTCGTCGATGGCGGATTCCGTCCCACCGCGTTCACCCCGACCGACCGCAGGTCGTTCCCGAACGGAGCCAGTATCACCTGGCACGCGAGGCGGGCCGGCGCTTAA
- a CDS encoding tyrosine-type recombinase/integrase has translation MTSGNTQKPVPQRPGTASGNTPPRSWGRQPVELPPPYDRALADYGAALSGSPLAESSRAKYLSRVRGFLAFVAEASADGMLDGDALTDPAAATWAVRDYRRHLKNGRRAATTIDNVLAAVDDFHARSALAVTPARRERAQRRTASKALDERQVRRYLREVEKNASARDAVIALLPYLAGLRIGEVVALDVADVRISARKGELRVRGKGHGGGKIRTVDLHPDLRTMLQTWLQARAVWPGAATAAALLLNARGGRITDRAARNIIVRLGTAAGINDDPTEPFGPHVLRHTFGTQLVRAGKDLILVAELMGHERLDTTRQYTLPTSADRAAALGALITDH, from the coding sequence ATGACTTCCGGAAACACGCAGAAGCCGGTACCGCAGAGGCCCGGAACAGCTTCCGGAAACACGCCGCCACGATCCTGGGGCCGCCAGCCGGTCGAACTCCCGCCCCCCTACGACCGCGCGCTGGCCGACTACGGCGCCGCGCTGAGCGGCTCGCCCCTGGCCGAATCCAGCCGGGCCAAATATCTGTCGCGGGTGCGCGGGTTCCTCGCCTTCGTCGCCGAGGCCTCAGCCGACGGCATGCTGGACGGCGATGCGCTCACCGACCCCGCGGCCGCCACCTGGGCGGTGCGCGACTACCGCCGCCACCTGAAAAACGGCCGCCGCGCCGCCACCACGATCGACAACGTGCTGGCGGCCGTCGACGACTTCCACGCCCGATCCGCCTTGGCCGTCACTCCCGCGCGGCGCGAACGCGCCCAGCGGCGCACCGCGTCCAAAGCGCTGGACGAGCGCCAGGTGCGCCGCTACCTGCGCGAGGTAGAAAAGAACGCCTCCGCCCGAGACGCCGTGATCGCACTGCTGCCCTATTTGGCGGGCCTACGCATCGGCGAGGTCGTCGCCCTGGACGTGGCCGACGTGCGCATCTCAGCCCGCAAGGGCGAACTGCGCGTGCGCGGCAAGGGCCACGGCGGCGGCAAGATCCGCACCGTCGACCTCCACCCCGACCTGCGCACGATGCTGCAAACCTGGCTGCAGGCCCGCGCGGTCTGGCCCGGCGCCGCCACCGCTGCGGCGCTGCTGCTCAACGCCCGCGGCGGACGGATCACCGACCGGGCCGCCCGCAACATCATCGTCCGGCTGGGCACCGCGGCCGGCATCAACGACGACCCCACCGAGCCGTTCGGCCCGCACGTGCTACGCCACACCTTCGGCACCCAACTCGTGCGCGCCGGCAAAGACCTCATCCTGGTCGCCGAACTCATGGGACACGAACGCCTGGACACCACCCGCCAATACACCCTGCCCACCTCAGCCGACCGCGCCGCCGCCCTGGGAGCGCTCATCACCGACCACTGA
- a CDS encoding TnsA-like heteromeric transposase endonuclease subunit translates to MSADSLDVASRFDVAYVDADGVERSVKLEELSRVKLEAARPVRSFPSYAGQRNYPGWYWSATMGRLVGFESWVERDHLIAIDFDPVVTAVASQPFWLRWSVDGRLRRHAPDFFVRVAGGGVLVLDSRPLDRIGESDREAFQATQQACDLLGWRYAVWGTMNGVVVANQRWLAGYRHPRCMDEAVAAQLREVFAQPLALMDGAELVGDPIATLPVLFHLMWRHELEADLSLVLSDRSIVKTAMGAGGRRG, encoded by the coding sequence GTGAGTGCGGATTCGCTGGATGTGGCCAGCAGGTTCGATGTGGCCTATGTGGATGCGGACGGCGTCGAACGGTCGGTGAAGCTGGAGGAGCTGAGCCGGGTGAAGCTGGAGGCGGCTCGTCCGGTCCGGTCGTTTCCGTCATACGCGGGGCAGCGGAACTATCCGGGCTGGTACTGGTCGGCAACGATGGGCCGCCTGGTTGGGTTCGAGTCGTGGGTTGAGCGGGACCACCTGATCGCGATCGACTTCGATCCTGTGGTGACAGCGGTTGCGTCACAGCCGTTTTGGCTGCGATGGAGCGTCGATGGCCGACTACGCAGACATGCTCCTGATTTCTTCGTCCGGGTGGCCGGGGGCGGGGTGCTGGTGCTGGACTCACGGCCGCTGGACCGGATCGGTGAGAGTGACCGGGAGGCGTTCCAGGCCACGCAGCAGGCGTGTGACCTGCTGGGATGGCGGTATGCGGTGTGGGGCACGATGAATGGGGTGGTGGTGGCCAACCAGCGGTGGTTGGCGGGTTACCGGCATCCGCGGTGCATGGATGAGGCGGTCGCGGCCCAGTTGCGTGAGGTGTTCGCCCAACCGCTTGCCCTGATGGACGGGGCCGAGCTGGTCGGGGATCCGATCGCGACGCTGCCGGTGCTGTTTCACCTGATGTGGCGGCACGAGCTGGAGGCGGATCTGTCTTTGGTGCTCAGCGACCGCAGCATCGTGAAGACGGCCATGGGGGCAGGGGGCCGTCGTGGTTGA
- a CDS encoding TetR/AcrR family transcriptional regulator has product MRQNRARRAALLDAAIDVLAREGARGLPFCAVDAQAEVPGGTASNYFANRDDLLTQAGGRIYERLQPDEETVARHLEGAQDREKFAAVMRETVRQVAGFRTGYLALLELRLEATRRPELRALLTRSVRADVDANVAGHRASGLPGDATSVRLLHMVLNWLIVERLTLPEVYSEQEADDLVARAVERLV; this is encoded by the coding sequence ATGCGACAGAACCGGGCGAGGCGAGCCGCGCTGCTCGACGCCGCCATCGACGTGCTGGCTCGCGAGGGGGCGCGCGGCCTGCCCTTCTGCGCCGTTGACGCTCAGGCGGAGGTGCCCGGCGGAACGGCGTCCAACTATTTCGCCAACCGGGACGACCTGCTCACCCAGGCGGGCGGCCGCATCTACGAGCGCCTCCAGCCGGACGAGGAGACCGTCGCCCGCCACCTGGAGGGCGCGCAGGACCGGGAGAAGTTCGCCGCAGTGATGCGCGAGACCGTCCGCCAGGTCGCCGGTTTCCGGACGGGATACCTGGCGCTGCTGGAACTGCGGCTGGAGGCGACACGGCGTCCCGAACTGCGGGCGTTGCTGACGCGGAGCGTGCGCGCCGACGTCGATGCCAACGTCGCCGGCCACCGGGCGTCCGGGCTGCCCGGTGACGCGACCTCGGTGCGGCTGCTGCACATGGTGCTGAACTGGCTGATCGTCGAGCGCCTCACGCTGCCGGAGGTGTACTCCGAGCAGGAGGCCGACGACCTCGTCGCCCGCGCCGTGGAGCGGCTCGTCTAG
- a CDS encoding alpha/beta fold hydrolase, whose translation MRMPDRPSAFTSDSARDKYHAVYDRVLGELWPVPVDALDVETRTGSVRIHRAGPAEGDPVVLLAGAGGNALAWYRYIEPLARTRPVFAVDPLGEPGRSVQRRPLATGAEVGGWVTDVLAAVGAERAHVAGFSAGGWAAVEQQLGGGGRVAALTLVDPGGFAPLPRRFIRWALAGAIASMLPRTLRHRMADVVDNGVLREDGLVELMRAGWSFRRRVPIPPAYTDEQIREVSVPVQVLLGARSALLDARALAARLADIAPSWRVEIVPGTGHSLPVEAPDLVAERILTFPSQARPRSTPPKHGTNNR comes from the coding sequence ATGCGCATGCCTGACCGGCCGTCCGCCTTCACCAGCGACTCCGCCCGTGACAAGTACCACGCCGTCTATGACCGAGTGCTCGGCGAGCTGTGGCCGGTGCCGGTGGACGCCCTCGACGTCGAGACCCGCACAGGCAGCGTGCGGATCCACCGGGCCGGGCCCGCCGAGGGGGATCCCGTGGTGCTCCTGGCCGGTGCCGGCGGGAACGCGCTGGCCTGGTACCGCTACATCGAGCCGCTGGCGCGCACGCGCCCGGTTTTCGCCGTCGACCCGCTCGGCGAGCCCGGCCGCTCGGTTCAGAGGCGGCCGCTCGCGACCGGTGCCGAGGTCGGCGGCTGGGTCACCGACGTCCTGGCCGCGGTCGGAGCCGAGCGCGCGCACGTGGCGGGTTTCTCCGCCGGCGGCTGGGCCGCGGTGGAACAGCAACTCGGCGGGGGCGGCCGGGTCGCGGCGCTGACGCTGGTGGACCCGGGCGGCTTCGCGCCGTTGCCCAGGCGGTTCATCCGCTGGGCCCTCGCCGGCGCCATCGCCTCCATGCTTCCTCGTACGTTGCGACACCGCATGGCCGACGTAGTGGACAACGGGGTGCTGCGCGAGGATGGGCTGGTGGAGCTGATGCGGGCCGGCTGGTCCTTCCGCCGACGTGTGCCCATCCCGCCCGCCTACACCGACGAGCAGATACGCGAGGTGTCCGTGCCCGTGCAGGTGCTGCTGGGCGCCCGCAGCGCACTGCTCGACGCGCGGGCGCTGGCCGCGCGGCTGGCCGACATCGCACCGTCCTGGCGGGTGGAGATCGTGCCCGGCACCGGACATTCGCTGCCCGTCGAAGCTCCGGACTTGGTCGCCGAGCGGATCCTCACCTTTCCCAGCCAGGCGCGGCCCAGGAGCACACCTCCGAAGCACGGCACGAACAACAGGTAG